A genomic region of Lysinibacillus sp. 2017 contains the following coding sequences:
- a CDS encoding serine hydrolase encodes MKTNIEDHITDVMIEFDFSGTVLVKNDKKALIEKSYGYANRSEQIVNSFDTRFGIASGCKLFTAIAICQLVEDGLLSFDTKLKDCLNISFPYFDKDITIHHLLTHTAGIPDYFDEEVMDEFEELWIKNPMYLIRSLKDFLPLFQNQPMKLGVGERFHYNNAGYILLGLIIEQTSKIKFADYIKENIFNKSGMTESDYFEFDSLPIRTALGYIDFPNGTWKTNIYSLPVKGGSDGGAFVTVNDIGNLWDALINNELLSEEYTHQLLTPYINTSDDDNSFYGYGIWIKKNGNEILKYHIMGYDPGVSFHSAFYPKSLIKTVICSNKSEGAYDIMKVIEEEILK; translated from the coding sequence ATGAAAACCAATATAGAAGATCACATTACCGATGTTATGATTGAATTTGACTTTTCAGGAACAGTTCTTGTCAAAAATGATAAAAAAGCTTTAATAGAAAAAAGTTATGGTTACGCTAATCGTTCAGAGCAAATTGTAAACAGCTTTGATACACGATTTGGAATAGCATCGGGTTGTAAATTATTTACAGCGATAGCAATTTGTCAACTTGTGGAGGATGGGCTTCTTTCTTTTGATACAAAGTTAAAAGATTGTCTTAATATTTCTTTTCCTTATTTTGATAAGGATATAACTATTCATCATCTATTAACACATACAGCTGGAATACCTGATTACTTTGATGAGGAAGTTATGGATGAATTTGAAGAGTTGTGGATTAAGAACCCGATGTATCTAATAAGATCCTTGAAAGATTTTTTACCATTATTTCAGAATCAACCAATGAAATTAGGAGTTGGTGAAAGATTTCATTATAATAATGCGGGATACATTTTACTTGGACTAATTATAGAGCAGACAAGCAAAATTAAATTTGCTGATTACATTAAGGAAAATATTTTCAATAAATCTGGGATGACTGAGTCGGATTATTTTGAATTCGATTCTTTACCAATAAGAACAGCACTTGGGTATATTGACTTTCCTAATGGTACTTGGAAGACGAACATTTACTCATTGCCCGTAAAAGGTGGTTCAGATGGTGGAGCATTCGTAACCGTGAATGATATAGGGAATTTATGGGATGCGCTTATAAATAATGAATTATTAAGTGAAGAATACACTCACCAGTTACTTACTCCTTATATTAATACAAGTGATGATGATAATAGCTTTTATGGTTATGGGATATGGATTAAGAAAAATGGTAATGAAATTTTAAAATATCACATAATGGGTTATGACCCTGGAGTTAGTTTCCATTCTGCATTTTATCCTAAGTCTTTAATTAAAACTGTAATATGTTCGAACAAGTCTGAAGGAGCATATGACATTATGAAAGTAATCGAGGAAGAAATATTAAAATAA
- a CDS encoding RNA polymerase sigma factor gives MIEELEDAFITFIRTHQKSLYRLAYSYTKNEQDALDVVQDSIQKGWLALKKLTNREQMKSWFYTILVRTAIDLLRKQKRVELIGDDALLQLSEQDTYRNLDLQQALQHLPLQLREVVVLRYFEDLKIEDVAHILTIPLSTAKSRLYKALKLLKIELEMEEDLVNG, from the coding sequence ATGATTGAAGAATTAGAAGATGCATTTATTACATTTATTCGCACGCACCAAAAGTCGCTATATAGACTCGCATATAGCTACACAAAAAACGAGCAAGATGCGCTTGATGTCGTGCAAGACAGTATTCAAAAAGGTTGGCTCGCGCTGAAAAAGCTGACAAATCGTGAGCAAATGAAAAGCTGGTTTTATACAATTTTAGTACGCACGGCGATTGATTTACTGCGTAAGCAAAAGCGTGTCGAACTCATTGGAGACGATGCCCTCCTTCAATTATCAGAGCAAGATACATACCGCAATCTTGATTTACAGCAGGCATTGCAACATTTACCTCTACAATTACGTGAGGTCGTTGTGCTACGTTATTTTGAGGATTTGAAAATCGAAGACGTCGCACACATTTTGACGATTCCATTAAGCACAGCGAAATCTAGGCTTTATAAAGCATTAAAGCTGTTAAAAATTGAGCTAGAGATGGAGGAGGATTTGGTCAATGGATGA
- a CDS encoding HIT family protein produces the protein MNNCFICNKHAGNIQTAGAMIYEDEYVFVGHIDRNGNPNYLGHIMIDLKRHAPTLADMTMEEAKAFGVIIARISKALMGSESAEHIYSFVSGNSVPHLHMHLVARYPNTPKEYWGPSEVYDWKDAPMGDNNDVIEFCNRLKTYLVDNPYE, from the coding sequence ATGAACAATTGTTTTATTTGTAACAAACACGCTGGAAATATTCAAACAGCAGGAGCTATGATTTATGAGGACGAATATGTTTTTGTTGGACATATTGATAGAAATGGTAATCCAAACTATCTTGGGCATATTATGATTGATTTAAAAAGACACGCTCCGACACTTGCTGATATGACGATGGAAGAAGCAAAAGCGTTTGGGGTTATTATAGCTAGGATTAGTAAAGCTCTAATGGGGTCAGAAAGTGCTGAACACATCTATTCCTTTGTTTCAGGAAATTCTGTTCCACATCTTCATATGCATCTAGTAGCTCGTTATCCAAATACGCCAAAAGAATATTGGGGACCATCCGAAGTTTACGATTGGAAAGATGCTCCTATGGGTGACAATAATGATGTTATTGAATTTTGTAATCGCCTTAAAACGTATCTAGTGGATAATCCATATGAATAA
- a CDS encoding protein phosphatase 2C domain-containing protein, giving the protein MNNISKDFSWVGSEQDFVDKLSVVQLNHILVGRYGGNSDAGQYKNEDGCLVWYNEKEDWEFVIILDAHNTSESAKIILEQFNKEKYLIKSLLSSSAIHQTLKRLEDKILNMFQSEEFLSVCREVKGETACLIVVRKGKYVWWFSVGDCILCLFHQELAALGQYQLNQRQFYEWVGQVNTFEQEVPCYTIGRRELRQGENRLFLTTDGLIDQMSLGSRFN; this is encoded by the coding sequence ATGAATAATATTAGTAAAGATTTTAGTTGGGTTGGTAGCGAACAAGATTTTGTCGATAAACTAAGTGTTGTTCAACTCAATCATATTTTAGTTGGGCGTTATGGTGGTAATTCTGATGCAGGACAGTATAAGAACGAAGATGGGTGTTTAGTTTGGTACAATGAAAAGGAAGATTGGGAGTTCGTTATTATTCTTGATGCTCATAATACATCAGAGAGTGCAAAAATCATTTTAGAACAATTTAATAAGGAAAAATATCTTATTAAAAGTTTATTATCCTCATCGGCAATTCATCAAACTCTTAAAAGATTGGAAGATAAAATCTTAAATATGTTTCAATCTGAGGAGTTCTTATCTGTTTGTCGAGAAGTTAAAGGAGAAACTGCTTGTTTAATTGTGGTAAGGAAAGGCAAGTATGTTTGGTGGTTTTCTGTCGGTGACTGTATACTTTGTTTATTTCATCAAGAATTAGCAGCACTAGGTCAGTATCAATTAAATCAAAGACAATTTTATGAATGGGTAGGACAAGTTAATACTTTTGAACAAGAAGTTCCTTGCTACACTATTGGGAGAAGGGAATTAAGGCAAGGAGAAAATCGTCTGTTCCTTACAACCGATGGATTAATAGACCAAATGAGCCTTGGAAGTCGTTTTAATTAA
- a CDS encoding class II histone deacetylase has translation MKKTAFISDESFFWHDTGNGALFLTPGGYVQSDGHAENPETKRRFKNLMERSGLFEQLVKLKPKSATVEQIQYYHTSEYVNKVKDLSDLGFGDAGELALVGKGSYEIALLSAGGAITAVEAVVNGECDNAYSLSRPPGHHAEADLGMGFCLFNNVAIAAHYARKELGLERIMIIDWDVHHGNGTESAFYNDPNVLFISLHQEGLFPAGRGLIDDVGEGEGKGYTINIPLPAGTGNAGYMHALEEIVKPATEKFKPQLILISAGQDASIFDPLGRMMITADGYKKMTDFMLQLADTHCEGKLVAVHEGGYSTAYVPFCSHAIVEQLSGIKTDVEDPFIHAFSGVPYEELTKSQKERIEEIKKVHQLYNFQA, from the coding sequence ATGAAAAAAACAGCATTTATTAGTGACGAGAGTTTTTTCTGGCACGACACAGGGAATGGAGCATTATTTTTAACACCAGGAGGGTATGTTCAATCGGATGGACATGCTGAGAATCCTGAAACAAAACGTAGATTCAAAAATTTAATGGAGCGTAGCGGGTTATTTGAGCAGCTAGTAAAGCTTAAACCTAAATCAGCTACAGTAGAGCAAATTCAGTATTATCATACAAGTGAATACGTAAATAAAGTTAAGGATTTAAGTGACCTTGGTTTTGGTGATGCGGGTGAACTTGCTTTAGTTGGAAAGGGCTCCTATGAAATTGCTCTTCTTTCTGCGGGGGGCGCAATTACTGCGGTTGAAGCAGTTGTTAATGGAGAATGTGATAATGCTTATTCATTATCTAGACCACCAGGACATCATGCTGAAGCAGATTTAGGAATGGGTTTTTGTTTATTTAATAATGTAGCGATTGCTGCACATTATGCTAGAAAAGAACTTGGTTTAGAGCGCATTATGATTATAGATTGGGATGTACATCATGGTAATGGTACTGAGTCAGCTTTCTATAACGATCCAAATGTATTATTCATTTCTTTACATCAAGAAGGGTTATTTCCTGCTGGACGTGGCTTAATAGATGATGTTGGAGAAGGTGAAGGTAAAGGCTATACAATTAATATTCCTCTTCCGGCTGGTACCGGTAATGCGGGATATATGCATGCACTTGAAGAAATAGTTAAACCTGCAACAGAAAAATTCAAACCACAGCTTATCCTTATCTCTGCTGGTCAAGATGCTAGTATATTTGATCCTCTTGGAAGAATGATGATAACTGCGGATGGGTACAAAAAAATGACTGATTTTATGTTACAACTTGCAGATACTCATTGTGAGGGGAAATTAGTTGCTGTTCATGAAGGTGGATATAGCACTGCTTATGTACCATTCTGTTCACATGCAATTGTGGAGCAATTAAGTGGCATTAAAACAGATGTAGAAGATCCGTTTATCCATGCATTTAGTGGTGTTCCTTATGAAGAATTAACTAAGAGTCAAAAAGAACGTATTGAAGAGATAAAAAAAGTGCACCAATTATATAATTTTCAAGCTTAG
- a CDS encoding peptidylprolyl isomerase, producing the protein MKKLFCLILFFTLILAACNSSKLSISEIQSVPNKVQDAINSDYTLQRISDGKKNTYIIFQSTGTVTADLEVIENILNIKLDSENQENNELKQHVYKLTSGDAEYDTINVLVNGKATPFDNSTGF; encoded by the coding sequence TTGAAAAAATTATTTTGTTTAATACTATTTTTCACATTGATATTAGCAGCTTGTAATTCATCAAAATTGAGTATTAGTGAAATTCAAAGTGTTCCTAATAAAGTACAAGATGCAATTAACTCTGATTACACACTGCAACGGATTAGTGATGGTAAAAAGAACACCTATATTATTTTTCAATCTACAGGAACAGTTACAGCCGATCTTGAAGTGATAGAGAACATATTAAACATAAAATTAGATAGTGAGAATCAAGAAAATAATGAGTTAAAACAGCATGTATATAAACTGACTAGTGGTGATGCAGAATATGACACAATTAATGTGTTAGTTAACGGAAAAGCTACGCCTTTTGATAACAGCACAGGCTTTTAA
- a CDS encoding DUF1048 domain-containing protein: MSFFKKSFEKIVGSLDDKKEWRAMEARAKALPREYCTAYKAIQKYLWTAGGGPTDWKDSSRIFCGILELFEEGVAEGKTVTELTGKDVATFCDELVKDEQTWKDKYRKKLNDTINQRN; this comes from the coding sequence ATGAGTTTTTTTAAAAAATCTTTTGAAAAAATAGTTGGAAGTCTTGATGATAAAAAAGAATGGAGGGCGATGGAGGCACGTGCGAAGGCACTTCCACGTGAGTACTGCACCGCTTATAAAGCAATCCAAAAGTATTTGTGGACTGCGGGTGGTGGTCCCACTGACTGGAAGGATAGCAGTCGTATATTTTGCGGCATTCTAGAACTCTTTGAGGAAGGTGTAGCGGAAGGTAAGACAGTCACTGAACTTACGGGCAAAGATGTAGCTACTTTCTGCGACGAGTTAGTGAAGGATGAACAAACTTGGAAGGACAAATATCGCAAAAAGTTGAATGATACCATCAACCAACGTAACTAA
- a CDS encoding DUF3298 domain-containing protein — MDDKLKKLQDQYKDVPIPDELEMMIEKNLQRPQKKKRKLPIFLTSAAAAAVLFTVGLNTSPAMAKNLADVPVIGPIVQVLTFTNYEMVEDEYTADIKVPQISGSSADINALNEKYAEEGKALYEQFKVDIEEMEAGNMSVNSGYIIETDTDDILSFGRYVEVIVVSRSTVMKYTTIDKKAETVITLPSLFKDDRYVEIISRYVEDELRNRMIEANGDEMYWIGGTEWHDESFGVFESISPEQNFYITEAGKLVMSFDVYEIAPGFMGLVTVEIPTELLQDVLMSNKYIK; from the coding sequence ATGGATGACAAGTTAAAAAAATTACAGGATCAATATAAGGATGTACCAATTCCTGATGAGCTAGAAATGATGATTGAAAAAAATTTACAACGACCTCAAAAGAAGAAACGCAAACTACCGATTTTTTTAACATCTGCGGCGGCTGCAGCAGTGCTGTTCACAGTTGGGCTAAATACAAGTCCAGCAATGGCGAAAAATTTAGCAGATGTACCAGTGATTGGACCAATCGTGCAGGTGCTTACATTTACCAATTATGAGATGGTGGAAGATGAATATACAGCAGACATTAAAGTGCCTCAAATTTCGGGCTCATCTGCTGACATTAATGCATTGAACGAAAAATACGCCGAGGAAGGCAAGGCACTATATGAGCAGTTTAAGGTGGATATAGAGGAAATGGAAGCTGGAAATATGTCAGTAAATAGCGGCTATATTATCGAAACCGATACCGACGACATATTGTCATTTGGTCGCTATGTAGAAGTCATTGTCGTATCTCGTTCTACTGTTATGAAGTATACGACGATTGATAAAAAGGCTGAAACGGTCATTACATTACCGAGTCTGTTTAAAGATGATCGTTACGTAGAAATTATTAGTCGCTATGTAGAAGATGAACTGCGTAATAGAATGATTGAAGCAAACGGTGATGAAATGTACTGGATAGGTGGTACAGAGTGGCATGACGAATCATTTGGGGTATTTGAAAGCATTTCACCTGAGCAAAACTTCTATATTACCGAAGCAGGAAAACTTGTGATGTCCTTTGATGTATATGAAATAGCACCAGGCTTTATGGGGCTCGTAACGGTTGAAATTCCGACTGAGCTGCTTCAAGATGTGCTGATGAGTAATAAATATATTAAATGA
- a CDS encoding copper amine oxidase N-terminal domain-containing protein, with protein MKKLFSGVFLTLILILTSSPTFAATTQIKIDGVTIVSDVNPESKSNRTMVPLRVISEILGANVKWSDSQVTLTKNDMKVILKLNSNKVVKNGKTELLDVKPYMKNNRTFVPMRFIAETFGSNVNYKNGTVTVDTKPLVIDGVKVKALQHEYHATMGGVVQQIKGNGYNEAIYNIFIENKGSKVEPPSDYTWSVHSITTGGYYKGGQYDFLDQEGNSVERFDIYNLVRGYDEKLPLPPQTLIHVPTENQWYLFSDPARQAIDQLIDRASVNGFVTVIINTVP; from the coding sequence ATGAAAAAATTGTTCTCAGGCGTATTTCTTACATTAATTCTAATCCTTACCTCGTCACCTACTTTTGCAGCAACCACTCAAATAAAAATTGACGGTGTTACGATTGTATCCGATGTGAATCCCGAAAGTAAGAGTAACCGTACAATGGTTCCATTACGTGTCATTAGTGAAATTTTAGGAGCCAACGTTAAGTGGTCGGATTCACAAGTCACGCTTACTAAAAACGATATGAAAGTAATCTTAAAACTTAATAGCAATAAAGTGGTGAAAAATGGTAAAACGGAGCTTCTTGATGTAAAGCCATACATGAAGAATAATCGTACTTTTGTTCCGATGCGTTTTATTGCCGAAACATTTGGCAGCAATGTCAATTACAAAAACGGTACAGTAACGGTTGATACAAAGCCATTGGTTATTGATGGTGTAAAAGTTAAAGCATTGCAGCACGAATATCATGCGACAATGGGCGGAGTAGTACAACAAATCAAAGGAAATGGTTATAACGAAGCCATTTATAATATTTTTATAGAAAACAAAGGAAGTAAGGTCGAACCGCCTTCAGATTACACCTGGTCAGTTCATAGCATCACAACTGGGGGGTATTATAAAGGTGGACAATATGATTTTCTAGACCAAGAAGGGAACAGCGTAGAACGTTTTGATATCTATAATTTAGTTCGAGGTTATGATGAAAAGTTGCCCCTTCCACCCCAAACTTTGATTCATGTGCCTACTGAAAATCAATGGTATTTATTTAGTGATCCCGCAAGACAAGCCATTGATCAATTAATTGATAGGGCTTCGGTGAATGGCTTTGTGACGGTTATTATTAATACAGTTCCATAA
- a CDS encoding MBL fold metallo-hydrolase, with protein sequence MKMIKKGYLYQLIFMPILFPVNCYFVEEEEGLTLIDTALGFAAKGIFQAAEVIGKPITKIVLTHAHEDHVGALDAIKKRFPDIAVYISQRDHRLMNGDRSLDSHEDQTPIKGGVPNTLKTRANELLKEGDQIGSLKAFETPGHTPGSMSFLDIRTNAIIVGDALQVRGGIAVAGDVKPLFPFPAWGTWSKETALKSAKKIAGIKPTLLAVGHGKIIENPIKLIEEAIDRLECKLK encoded by the coding sequence ATGAAAATGATTAAAAAGGGGTATCTATACCAATTAATTTTTATGCCTATTCTTTTTCCGGTCAACTGTTACTTTGTTGAGGAAGAGGAAGGATTGACTTTAATTGATACAGCTCTTGGCTTTGCTGCTAAGGGAATTTTTCAAGCAGCTGAAGTGATAGGTAAGCCCATTACGAAAATTGTACTAACCCATGCACATGAAGATCATGTTGGAGCACTTGATGCAATTAAAAAAAGATTTCCGGATATTGCAGTCTATATCTCACAAAGAGATCACCGCTTGATGAATGGGGACCGTTCACTTGATAGCCACGAAGACCAAACGCCTATTAAGGGTGGAGTGCCGAATACTTTAAAAACTCGTGCGAATGAATTATTAAAGGAAGGGGATCAAATTGGTTCTCTTAAGGCTTTTGAAACACCCGGTCATACCCCAGGTTCAATGTCTTTTCTTGACATAAGAACAAATGCAATCATAGTCGGTGATGCTCTGCAAGTAAGAGGAGGGATTGCGGTTGCGGGGGATGTAAAACCGTTGTTTCCATTTCCTGCTTGGGGTACGTGGAGTAAAGAAACTGCATTAAAAAGTGCTAAAAAAATAGCTGGGATAAAGCCAACACTTCTAGCAGTTGGACATGGGAAAATTATTGAAAATCCAATAAAACTGATTGAAGAAGCTATTGATCGTTTAGAATGCAAATTGAAATAA
- a CDS encoding PadR family transcriptional regulator, translating into MENITEMLKGVLEGCVLEIIGRGETYGYEITQNLRQLGFTDVVEGTVYTITMRLEKNNLVNIEKKPSTMGPPRKFYTLNAAGQKQLEVFWAKWEFISSKINELKIKGGK; encoded by the coding sequence TTGGAAAACATTACGGAAATGCTAAAAGGAGTGCTTGAGGGCTGTGTACTTGAAATCATAGGCCGTGGTGAAACTTATGGATATGAAATTACGCAAAATCTTCGTCAACTTGGCTTCACTGATGTAGTTGAAGGTACTGTCTATACAATTACTATGCGCCTAGAAAAAAATAATCTTGTAAACATAGAAAAAAAACCATCTACTATGGGACCACCTAGAAAATTTTATACGCTCAACGCAGCAGGACAAAAACAACTTGAAGTTTTTTGGGCAAAATGGGAATTCATCTCAAGCAAAATTAACGAACTTAAAATCAAAGGTGGTAAGTAA
- a CDS encoding TetR/AcrR family transcriptional regulator: protein MSPRPKVGLDLASILKEAGILADQHGIEEVTLANLAKRLKIRPPSLYNHFGGLPDLRRKLAIYGLEMLYAELSQAATRASVNDVILEVSKAYISFARKHPGIYEATLLAPNPEDVNVQLAGEKIVDLVVRVLKTFDLNKDNTLHAVRGLRSILHGFSALEQRGGFKMSLDLDESLIITIRAFLAGIKNIESK, encoded by the coding sequence ATGTCACCAAGACCAAAAGTCGGACTTGATTTAGCGTCAATATTAAAAGAAGCCGGGATTCTAGCAGATCAACATGGCATAGAGGAGGTCACACTTGCAAATCTAGCTAAAAGACTTAAAATTCGCCCACCTTCACTCTACAATCATTTCGGTGGATTGCCGGACTTAAGAAGAAAATTAGCGATTTACGGACTTGAAATGCTTTATGCCGAATTATCACAGGCAGCGACCAGGGCCTCAGTTAACGACGTTATACTAGAAGTAAGCAAAGCCTACATTAGCTTTGCTCGTAAACATCCGGGAATTTATGAGGCAACACTGCTGGCTCCTAATCCTGAAGATGTAAATGTTCAATTGGCAGGAGAAAAAATCGTTGACCTTGTCGTTCGAGTTTTAAAGACATTTGACTTAAACAAGGATAATACCTTGCATGCCGTCAGAGGATTGCGCAGTATACTACATGGGTTTTCAGCTTTGGAGCAAAGGGGCGGATTTAAAATGTCGTTGGATTTGGATGAAAGCTTAATAATAACGATTAGAGCCTTTCTTGCTGGAATTAAAAATATAGAAAGTAAGTAG